Proteins encoded within one genomic window of Desulfallas thermosapovorans DSM 6562:
- a CDS encoding DEAD/DEAH box helicase: MANARTEELKKILLEHIPAGGQVSLPDLWNRAGSHLDEISGALQSLATRGEVTVTGPQGGPPEQVFLSRPNGTGDTAGALAGKEKRMAAKIISSNMPVLKGRLLAEVQEKIRELLVDGVPRTREQLSETLAVELPARLPGSMPDVVMLPGHFYTLRDTAAGQAELTRRAEEARAHSRRVQRQRQQVDELIEEHETLSEEEINRSLGEKLLPEAVAHLVCLPDGRYTHPDSDAAWDEVGRYLSRSEPISRKEFVRMFKRHKKLVAHIKKGREEPPFVILPDGRVTVETRPEGAGELRRREILAYVHYTLQQKMGGRSFFTLEDFAPRERKLARQEALQAGCVELKIGRRELFCAPIKSDPGKIARELKEITGLDLPARGGPTVPVAYLIDNSYTAREAGRVLGIRPGDVGGLRELGHLQGFQMEGVVRYWRVSVDTLRRSPNMDRLLRRAEKIKTGDAARILAITQDQIKRLIREGHLRSAGRSERGAYHLRRGDVEDLLEHLPDIRAGWGEATDQSQDRPVRRKKRRPRRHKVEKVTEPGPIVLDDYQQKAIAALLEGYSVLVAAPTGTGKTLIAERLVESILEQGREVVYTSPIKALSNQKYRDFARQYGHYRVGLITGDVSINERAQLLVMTTEIFRNWCFANPEWMDNISHVIFDEVHYLDDVERGTAWEESIIFAPPHMRILGLSATVPNIHELARWMEEVRGEKVVVVEEYRRAVPLEINWITPDNEVLDEEEALDEIEALRQVGSRYYMYGNGGEGD, encoded by the coding sequence TTGGCAAACGCCAGAACAGAAGAACTGAAAAAAATATTACTTGAGCATATACCGGCCGGTGGACAAGTCAGCCTGCCCGATTTATGGAACCGGGCCGGGAGCCACCTTGACGAGATTTCCGGTGCGCTGCAATCCCTGGCTACCCGGGGTGAGGTGACGGTGACCGGGCCCCAGGGCGGCCCTCCGGAACAGGTATTTTTGAGCCGTCCCAACGGTACCGGGGATACCGCCGGGGCACTTGCCGGAAAAGAAAAAAGGATGGCCGCTAAAATAATTTCCTCCAATATGCCCGTGTTGAAGGGAAGGCTTTTGGCCGAAGTTCAGGAGAAGATCAGAGAGCTTTTGGTTGACGGGGTACCCCGCACCCGGGAGCAGCTATCGGAAACTTTGGCGGTGGAACTTCCGGCCAGGCTGCCCGGAAGTATGCCCGATGTAGTTATGCTGCCTGGCCATTTCTATACATTAAGGGATACTGCGGCGGGGCAGGCAGAGCTAACCCGCCGGGCCGAGGAGGCCCGGGCCCACAGCCGGCGCGTGCAGCGGCAGCGCCAGCAGGTGGACGAATTAATTGAGGAGCACGAAACACTGTCGGAGGAAGAAATTAACCGGTCTTTAGGTGAAAAGCTGCTCCCCGAGGCGGTGGCCCATTTGGTTTGCCTGCCGGACGGGCGTTATACCCATCCGGACAGCGACGCGGCCTGGGACGAGGTGGGCAGGTATTTATCCCGCAGTGAACCCATCAGCCGCAAGGAATTTGTTCGAATGTTCAAACGCCACAAGAAACTGGTGGCCCATATTAAAAAGGGGCGGGAAGAGCCCCCCTTTGTGATACTGCCCGACGGGCGCGTCACTGTGGAAACAAGGCCCGAGGGCGCCGGGGAACTGCGCCGCCGGGAAATACTGGCCTATGTGCACTATACATTACAACAAAAAATGGGTGGGCGTTCCTTTTTCACCCTGGAGGATTTTGCTCCCCGGGAGCGTAAACTGGCCCGGCAGGAGGCTTTGCAGGCCGGCTGCGTGGAACTTAAAATAGGCCGGCGGGAGCTATTTTGCGCGCCTATTAAATCAGACCCGGGCAAAATTGCCCGTGAACTAAAGGAAATTACCGGGCTGGACTTGCCGGCCCGGGGCGGCCCGACGGTGCCGGTGGCTTACCTGATAGACAATTCTTACACCGCCCGGGAAGCGGGACGGGTTTTAGGGATACGCCCCGGCGATGTGGGCGGCCTGCGGGAACTGGGACACCTGCAGGGGTTTCAAATGGAGGGGGTGGTGCGTTACTGGCGCGTATCCGTTGATACACTGCGCCGTTCCCCCAACATGGATAGGCTGCTGCGACGGGCAGAGAAGATTAAAACAGGCGACGCCGCCAGAATACTGGCCATCACCCAGGATCAAATCAAACGGTTGATCCGGGAAGGACACCTGCGCAGTGCGGGCCGGTCGGAGCGGGGTGCATACCACTTGCGCCGGGGCGACGTGGAGGATTTACTGGAGCACTTGCCCGATATCCGGGCGGGATGGGGTGAGGCAACAGACCAAAGCCAGGACCGGCCGGTGCGGCGTAAAAAACGGCGCCCCAGGCGGCATAAGGTTGAAAAGGTTACCGAACCCGGGCCGATAGTACTGGATGATTACCAGCAAAAAGCCATTGCCGCCCTGCTGGAGGGTTATTCGGTACTGGTGGCCGCGCCCACCGGCACCGGTAAAACACTGATTGCCGAGCGGCTGGTGGAAAGTATATTGGAACAGGGCCGGGAGGTGGTCTATACTTCCCCCATCAAAGCCCTTTCCAACCAGAAATACCGGGATTTTGCCCGCCAGTACGGTCACTACCGGGTGGGCCTCATAACCGGTGACGTGTCCATCAACGAGCGGGCGCAGCTTTTGGTCATGACCACTGAAATTTTCCGCAACTGGTGTTTTGCCAATCCCGAATGGATGGATAATATATCCCACGTGATATTTGACGAAGTGCATTACCTTGACGATGTGGAGCGGGGTACGGCCTGGGAAGAAAGTATCATTTTTGCACCGCCCCACATGCGCATCTTGGGTTTGTCCGCTACCGTGCCCAATATCCATGAATTGGCCCGGTGGATGGAAGAAGTAAGGGGAGAAAAGGTAGTGGTGGTGGAGGAATACCGGCGGGCCGTGCCTTTGGAAATTAACTGGATTACCCCGGATAACGAGGTGCTGGATGAAGAGGAAGCCCTGGATGAAATTGAGGCGCTGCGCCAGGTGGGCAGCCGGTACTATATGTATGGCAACGGCGGGGAGGGGGATTAA
- the amrA gene encoding AmmeMemoRadiSam system protein A encodes MPVVFCGICPHPPVMVPEVGQGRDEDVSHTKGAMLELGRRVSDSGADTLVMITPHGAVFSDGIGINAVKRLEGDLGRFGAAGVRFALNNDVELMQAIGKVAAGKGITVAALDNALAGRYGVSTGLDHGITAPLYFIREAGVNLPLVHVSMGLLPFHELYAFGVAVREAADQLNRKIAVLASADLSHRLTPDAPAGYHPAGKEFDSRLVELVGAADVEGICGLDPELAENAGECGLRSIIMMLGTLDGVTIGSEVLSYEGPFGVGYMVAALVPGARDDNRLFLGKLRQAALYRAGAKRAAESFPVRLARQVLERYFSGAKNKLFDPAQVPEEFKNNRAGVFVSLKKHGQLRGCIGTIAPTYNTIAEEIAHNAISAAIRDPRFNPVEPGELPELDISVDVLTDPEPVQGLNELDPRRYGVIVSAGGRRGLLLPDLEGINTVEEQVNIARQKAGIGPGEAVRLERFEVVRYR; translated from the coding sequence ATGCCTGTTGTTTTTTGTGGTATTTGTCCCCACCCGCCGGTGATGGTGCCCGAGGTGGGACAGGGCCGGGACGAAGATGTATCACACACCAAAGGGGCTATGCTGGAATTGGGGAGGCGGGTCAGTGATAGCGGTGCGGACACGCTGGTGATGATTACTCCTCATGGTGCTGTGTTCAGCGATGGCATTGGCATTAATGCAGTAAAGAGACTCGAGGGTGACCTGGGCCGGTTCGGTGCTGCCGGGGTGCGCTTTGCACTGAACAATGATGTGGAACTGATGCAGGCCATTGGAAAGGTGGCCGCCGGGAAAGGTATTACGGTGGCTGCTCTGGACAATGCCTTGGCCGGCCGCTATGGTGTATCCACCGGGCTGGATCACGGTATTACGGCACCCCTTTATTTTATCCGGGAGGCCGGTGTAAACCTTCCTCTGGTGCATGTATCCATGGGGCTGCTGCCCTTCCATGAGCTATATGCCTTCGGTGTGGCGGTGCGGGAAGCTGCTGACCAATTGAACCGCAAAATAGCGGTATTGGCCAGTGCGGATCTTTCCCACCGGCTGACCCCGGATGCGCCGGCGGGCTATCATCCCGCCGGGAAGGAGTTTGACAGCCGGTTGGTGGAACTGGTGGGGGCGGCGGATGTGGAAGGTATATGCGGTTTGGATCCCGAACTGGCGGAAAATGCCGGGGAGTGCGGGCTGCGTTCCATCATTATGATGCTGGGTACCCTGGATGGGGTTACGATAGGAAGTGAGGTACTGTCCTATGAAGGACCCTTCGGGGTTGGCTATATGGTGGCTGCACTGGTGCCCGGTGCCCGGGATGATAACCGCTTGTTTCTTGGAAAACTGCGGCAAGCCGCGCTGTACCGCGCCGGGGCCAAAAGGGCGGCGGAAAGTTTTCCCGTGCGGCTTGCCCGACAGGTACTGGAGCGATATTTCAGCGGTGCAAAGAATAAACTGTTTGACCCGGCCCAGGTGCCGGAGGAATTTAAAAACAACCGGGCCGGGGTGTTTGTTTCACTGAAAAAACACGGCCAGCTCAGGGGTTGTATCGGTACCATCGCTCCCACATATAATACTATAGCGGAGGAAATTGCCCATAACGCCATTAGCGCGGCTATTCGGGATCCCCGGTTTAACCCGGTGGAACCGGGGGAATTGCCGGAACTGGATATATCAGTGGATGTTTTAACCGACCCCGAGCCGGTGCAGGGGCTAAATGAACTGGATCCCCGCCGTTACGGAGTTATCGTCTCCGCGGGGGGCAGGCGGGGACTGCTGCTGCCCGATCTGGAAGGCATTAACACTGTGGAGGAACAAGTGAACATTGCCAGGCAGAAGGCGGGCATTGGACCGGGAGAGGCCGTGCGGTTGGAACGTTTTGAGGTGGTAAGGTACCGGTAG
- a CDS encoding EscU/YscU/HrcU family type III secretion system export apparatus switch protein yields MDNKRNDKRNIANHYAAALQYQPGQDQVPRVTAAGRGDLARAIREMAEDHGVPVYEDARLAETLYKLGVNTEIPPELYDVVAQILIFVARLDAQK; encoded by the coding sequence ATGGACAACAAACGCAACGATAAAAGGAATATAGCCAATCACTATGCCGCCGCACTGCAGTACCAACCGGGTCAAGATCAGGTCCCCCGGGTAACGGCCGCCGGCCGGGGTGATTTGGCCCGCGCCATCAGGGAAATGGCTGAAGACCACGGCGTACCGGTTTATGAAGATGCCAGGCTCGCCGAAACGCTGTATAAACTGGGGGTAAACACGGAAATACCACCGGAATTATATGATGTTGTAGCCCAGATATTGATCTTTGTCGCCCGCCTGGATGCCCAAAAATAA
- a CDS encoding LysE family transporter, producing the protein MELGTIFWTALVVGFSGAIMPGPLLTVTIGESVRRGFIAGPLLMVGHALLEILLVLLLVWGAAELLMSDRVHTAIALVGGCFLIYMGQAMYRDARAGKVTLQLATAEKRVAGDEKLPGDRPASGRFRLHPVPAGILVSLSNPYWSLWWATVGLAYITTSMTRGTGGLVAFMSGHLLSDFIWYGLVAGAVAGGRRFLSQRFYRGVIVVCGVFLVGLGGYFVYQGLS; encoded by the coding sequence ATGGAATTAGGGACAATTTTCTGGACGGCGCTGGTGGTTGGCTTTTCCGGAGCCATCATGCCGGGGCCGCTGTTGACGGTAACCATTGGGGAATCCGTCCGGCGGGGTTTTATTGCCGGGCCGCTGTTAATGGTGGGGCATGCCCTGCTGGAAATTCTACTGGTACTGCTACTGGTGTGGGGGGCGGCAGAGCTATTGATGTCGGACCGGGTGCATACCGCCATTGCTTTGGTGGGCGGTTGTTTTTTGATTTACATGGGCCAGGCCATGTACCGGGACGCCCGGGCAGGCAAGGTTACACTGCAACTGGCTACTGCTGAGAAAAGGGTTGCCGGTGATGAAAAGCTTCCCGGCGACCGGCCAGCCAGTGGCCGGTTCAGGCTGCACCCGGTACCGGCGGGCATTTTGGTAAGTCTGTCCAACCCGTACTGGAGCCTTTGGTGGGCTACGGTGGGGCTGGCCTATATCACCACCTCCATGACCCGGGGTACAGGCGGGCTGGTGGCATTTATGAGCGGGCACTTGTTGTCTGATTTTATTTGGTACGGGTTGGTGGCGGGTGCGGTGGCCGGCGGCCGGCGTTTTTTGAGCCAGCGGTTTTATCGTGGTGTGATAGTGGTTTGCGGGGTGTTTTTAGTGGGGCTGGGCGGTTATTTTGTATACCAGGGTCTCAGTTAA
- the amrS gene encoding AmmeMemoRadiSam system radical SAM enzyme, which yields MFYTKGPGEQVNCKVCPRLCNIAPGKQGFCRVRQNQGGTLYAANYGQCSSYALDPIEKKPLYHFYPGHVIFSLGTVGCNLRCGFCQNWQIAQETPDTTYLSPEQAVQLALRQKKHGYPCVGLAYTYSEPFMWYEYVYDTAGLAREAGLKNVLVTNGYVNEQPLRELLPYIDAMNIDVKAFTDDFYRSTCGGRLDPVLRTVEVARGHCHLEITTLLVTGLNDSPGEISRLVDWLAGLDPDIPLHFSRYFPNYKLDLPPTPEETLRQARDIARRKLRYVYVGNAPHMKSSSTVCPGCGEVLVDREGYHTRVRGISGGVCSRCGEKISMVM from the coding sequence ATGTTTTACACCAAAGGCCCCGGGGAGCAGGTTAATTGCAAAGTGTGTCCCCGGCTTTGCAACATTGCCCCGGGTAAACAGGGTTTTTGCCGGGTGCGGCAAAACCAGGGGGGTACCCTGTATGCTGCCAATTACGGCCAGTGTTCCTCCTATGCCCTGGATCCCATTGAGAAGAAGCCGTTATACCATTTTTATCCCGGTCATGTGATATTTTCCCTGGGAACGGTGGGCTGCAATTTACGCTGCGGTTTTTGCCAAAACTGGCAAATAGCCCAGGAAACCCCCGACACCACTTACCTGAGCCCGGAACAAGCGGTACAACTGGCCCTGCGGCAAAAAAAGCACGGTTACCCCTGCGTGGGGCTGGCTTATACCTATTCAGAGCCCTTCATGTGGTATGAATATGTTTACGATACCGCCGGGCTGGCCAGGGAGGCGGGACTTAAAAATGTGCTGGTGACCAATGGTTATGTCAATGAACAGCCGCTGCGGGAGCTGCTTCCTTATATTGATGCGATGAACATTGACGTTAAAGCCTTTACCGATGATTTTTACCGCTCCACCTGCGGGGGCCGGCTGGACCCGGTTTTGCGCACCGTGGAAGTAGCCCGCGGGCACTGCCACCTGGAAATCACCACCCTTTTGGTGACCGGCTTAAACGACAGCCCCGGGGAGATCAGCCGCCTGGTGGACTGGCTGGCGGGACTGGACCCGGATATACCACTGCACTTTTCCCGCTACTTTCCCAATTATAAATTGGATTTGCCCCCCACCCCCGAGGAAACTTTAAGGCAGGCCCGGGATATAGCCCGGCGCAAGCTGCGCTATGTGTACGTGGGTAATGCCCCGCACATGAAATCTTCCAGTACTGTTTGCCCGGGTTGCGGTGAAGTGCTTGTTGACCGGGAAGGTTACCATACCCGGGTGCGGGGGATATCGGGCGGAGTCTGTTCCCGTTGCGGGGAAAAGATCTCCATGGTGATGTGA
- a CDS encoding SIR2 family NAD-dependent protein deacylase, translated as MSLQEQVARLADMLLASKKTVALTGAGISTESGIPDFRSPGGLWSRVDPMYAFSADTFRYRPAAFYQAGLPHLASINNARPNRAHEVLAALENAGMLAGVVTQNVDSLHQRAGSARVWELHGHLRSATCMQCGGQIAWDGLLEKVMASQIPPRCNDCQGIYKPDCVFFGDQLTGDFTEALKEVSTSELLLVIGSSLEVEPANYLPMLAGKLAIINLDNTMADGKASLIINHSAGKTMDLLWNEILKRKGG; from the coding sequence ATGTCTTTGCAAGAGCAGGTGGCCAGGCTTGCTGATATGCTGCTGGCCAGCAAAAAGACAGTGGCGCTGACCGGGGCCGGTATATCCACTGAAAGCGGTATTCCTGACTTTCGCAGTCCGGGCGGGCTGTGGTCCAGGGTTGATCCCATGTATGCCTTTTCCGCCGACACTTTTAGGTACCGGCCCGCCGCCTTTTACCAGGCCGGACTACCTCACCTGGCCTCCATCAATAATGCCCGGCCCAATAGGGCCCATGAGGTGCTGGCGGCATTGGAAAATGCAGGTATGCTGGCCGGGGTGGTTACTCAAAACGTAGACAGCCTGCACCAGCGGGCCGGTTCAGCCAGGGTATGGGAACTGCACGGGCACCTGCGCTCGGCAACCTGCATGCAGTGCGGGGGGCAAATTGCCTGGGATGGTCTGTTGGAGAAGGTGATGGCCAGCCAAATACCACCCCGGTGCAATGACTGTCAGGGTATTTACAAGCCTGACTGCGTTTTTTTCGGTGATCAACTGACCGGTGATTTTACAGAGGCCCTCAAAGAGGTTTCCACCAGTGAATTATTGCTGGTGATAGGCTCCAGCCTGGAGGTGGAACCCGCCAATTACCTGCCCATGCTGGCCGGTAAACTGGCCATAATTAACCTTGACAACACCATGGCGGATGGCAAAGCCAGTCTGATCATTAACCATTCGGCCGGTAAAACCATGGATCTGTTGTGGAATGAAATTCTTAAAAGGAAGGGCGGCTGA